In Rhodococcus rhodochrous, a single genomic region encodes these proteins:
- a CDS encoding DUF3662 and FHA domain-containing protein, producing MGIAQRFERKLQAAIGDAFARVFGGGVVPQEVEAALQQEATDGVQQLDRGHILAPNHYVITISETDHDALAADRDLTVKAFSRHLEDFIREQGWQTYGEIQVVFESSSALHTGQFRTRGSVDPDAGRSATRAPSPRNPQNRPPVTSEPGAGPMTQNPGYDPSRDPAEAEPQYARNGHAHVGQEQRYNQGYGNAGYDQAQGGYDQQGGYDQQAYGQAYSEQDYQQGGYDQGGYDQQAYGAQGAQPQAYSQDYGQDYPQQGYDQQAYGQQGYAQPGYDQGYQDQGYQQSGYDQQAYGQQSYAQPGYDQQYGAQQGGYDQNYAAAAPGYDQGYQQAGYQSPTAGRVLTATLQLEDGSGRYYQLREGSNIIGRGQDAQFRLPDTGVSRRHIDIRWDGQVAMLSDLGSTNGTTVNGASVQDWQLADGDVIRAGHSEILVRIL from the coding sequence ATGGGTATCGCCCAGCGCTTCGAGCGCAAACTCCAGGCCGCGATCGGCGACGCTTTCGCCCGCGTGTTCGGCGGCGGCGTCGTGCCCCAGGAAGTCGAGGCGGCGCTGCAGCAGGAGGCAACGGACGGCGTCCAACAGCTCGATCGGGGCCACATACTCGCCCCCAATCACTACGTCATCACGATCAGCGAAACCGATCACGACGCCCTCGCAGCGGATCGGGACTTGACTGTGAAGGCATTCTCCCGTCACCTTGAGGACTTCATCCGAGAACAGGGATGGCAGACATACGGTGAGATCCAAGTCGTCTTCGAGTCGTCGTCGGCACTGCACACCGGGCAGTTCCGGACTCGCGGCTCGGTAGATCCCGATGCGGGGCGCTCAGCGACGCGTGCTCCGTCACCGCGGAACCCACAGAACCGCCCACCCGTGACCTCTGAACCAGGAGCTGGCCCAATGACGCAGAACCCCGGCTACGACCCCAGCCGTGACCCCGCCGAGGCGGAACCGCAGTACGCACGCAACGGTCACGCGCACGTCGGCCAGGAGCAGCGCTACAACCAGGGCTACGGCAACGCCGGCTACGACCAGGCTCAGGGCGGTTACGACCAGCAGGGTGGCTACGACCAGCAGGCCTACGGCCAGGCCTACAGCGAGCAGGACTACCAACAGGGCGGCTACGACCAGGGCGGTTACGACCAGCAGGCCTACGGTGCTCAGGGCGCCCAGCCGCAGGCGTACAGCCAGGACTACGGCCAGGACTACCCGCAGCAGGGCTACGACCAGCAGGCCTACGGCCAGCAGGGTTACGCCCAGCCCGGCTACGACCAGGGCTACCAGGACCAGGGTTACCAGCAGAGCGGCTACGACCAGCAGGCCTACGGTCAGCAGAGCTACGCACAGCCGGGTTACGACCAGCAGTACGGCGCGCAGCAGGGCGGCTACGACCAGAATTACGCCGCCGCGGCCCCCGGCTACGACCAGGGTTACCAGCAGGCCGGCTACCAGTCTCCGACTGCCGGTCGGGTGCTGACCGCGACGCTCCAGCTCGAGGACGGCAGCGGTCGCTACTACCAGCTCCGCGAGGGCAGCAACATCATCGGCCGCGGCCAGGACGCACAGTTCCGCCTGCCCGACACCGGCGTCTCGCGTCGCCACATCGACATCCGCTGGGACGGCCAGGTCGCGATGCTCTCCGATCTCGGGTCGACGAACGGCACGACGGTCAACGGCGCCTCGGTGCAGGATTGGCAGCTCGCCGATGGTGACGTGATTCGCGCCGGGCACTCCGAGATCCTCGTGCGCATCCTCTGA
- a CDS encoding pentapeptide repeat-containing protein, translating into MFSAFAVAKELHEMMWHLLEAQQRTYDPDIADAARELVESLATLTRRSVDELESLGIGEIRASVRPVLLEVSAEVRASYFADDAPMHPDLVPGADLAGTDLRGHRLCGADLRNALLIGADLRGCDLAGVDLLGADLRGARVEDADLSLALYVTGPQLAAAHGNRRTRVPAGVPVPRSRPGE; encoded by the coding sequence ATGTTCTCGGCATTCGCCGTTGCGAAAGAGCTGCACGAGATGATGTGGCACCTGCTCGAGGCCCAGCAGCGCACCTACGATCCGGATATCGCGGACGCCGCGCGGGAGCTCGTCGAATCCCTTGCCACCCTGACCCGCCGGAGCGTGGACGAACTCGAGTCCCTCGGGATCGGGGAGATACGCGCATCCGTTCGACCGGTCCTGCTGGAGGTCAGCGCGGAGGTGCGGGCTTCGTACTTCGCGGACGACGCACCGATGCATCCCGATCTGGTCCCGGGAGCCGACCTCGCCGGCACCGATCTGCGCGGCCACCGGTTGTGCGGCGCCGACCTGAGGAACGCGCTGCTCATCGGTGCCGATCTCCGAGGATGCGACCTCGCGGGGGTGGATCTGCTCGGGGCGGACCTCCGCGGCGCGCGGGTGGAGGATGCCGATCTGTCCCTCGCGCTGTATGTCACCGGGCCGCAACTCGCCGCCGCGCACGGCAATCGACGCACCCGGGTGCCCGCGGGCGTGCCGGTACCGCGGAGTCGGCCGGGCGAGTAG
- a CDS encoding MerR family transcriptional regulator: MRIGELSRRTGLSTRMLRYYEQEGLIHPRRGANGYRDYTDDDVARAKLIRDLVTSGVPTRLVSIVLEQRVDREVVWTSKCDRDFAARLVDEIEDLDGRIACLTRSREALDELLRLTLTQVGSREASA; encoded by the coding sequence ATGCGAATCGGCGAGCTGTCCCGGCGAACCGGCCTCAGCACCCGGATGCTGCGGTACTACGAACAGGAAGGTCTGATCCATCCGAGACGGGGTGCGAACGGTTACCGCGACTACACCGACGACGACGTGGCACGCGCGAAACTGATCCGCGACCTCGTCACCTCGGGCGTGCCCACACGTCTGGTCTCGATCGTCCTCGAGCAGCGCGTCGACCGGGAGGTCGTGTGGACGAGCAAGTGCGACAGAGACTTCGCCGCCCGTCTCGTCGACGAGATCGAGGATCTCGACGGCCGGATCGCGTGCCTGACACGTAGTCGTGAGGCCCTCGACGAGTTGCTGCGCCTCACCCTGACACAGGTGGGGTCGCGCGAGGCGAGCGCCTGA